The Candidatus Methylomirabilota bacterium DNA segment GAAGTACCTCGAGCTCCAGGGGACGCTGGAAGATCTCGAGACAGGCGAGGTGGTCGCCACCGCGACCGGCCGCTTCTTCCCGGTGCCCGACGCCCCCTGACCCAGGCGCCGAGGCCGGTCCCGGTGGGCGCGACACTGGGCTCGACGTCCCCGCTCCACTCGACCTCGCGCGGCAGGCACATCCCGAGTCCGGCCGCCACCGAGTCCGGCCGCCACTTCTCAGCATTACAGCCTTCCGGTAGAATGAGCCGGCGAGCCGACGTCATGGCCGACAAACGCGTCCGCGCGATCGTGAAGGGCGCTCTCGAGGAGCTCGAGCGCGCCGGGAGCCGTCGGGACCTCGAGCAGGTCCGGGTGAAGTACCTCGGCAAGAAGGGGCTTCTCACCCAGCTCCTGCGGGCGATGCCCTCGCTGCCGCCGGCCGAGCGTCCGATCGTGGGCCGCGAGGCGAACGAGGCCAAGACCGAGATCGAGGCCGAGCTCGGGCGGCGCCTGGCTGCCGTCGAGAGCGCCGAGCGGCGGGCGCGGCTGGCCGCCGACCGGGTCGATCTCACCCTGCCGGGGCGCCGCATCGTCCCGGGCCGGATTCATCCCCTGGCGCGGGTCCTCGACGAGATCATCGACGTCTTCGTGGGCCTCGGGTTCGCGGTGGCCGAGGGGCCCGAGGTCGAGACCGACTACTACAACTTCGAGGCCCTCAACATCCCGAAGGACCACCCCGCGCGGGACATGCAGGACACCTTCTACGTCTCGGAGGAGATCCTGCTCCGCACCCACACCTCCCCGGTCCAGGTCCGGACGATGGAGCGCCAGAGGCCGCCGGTGCGGATCATCGTCCCGGGCAAGGTCTACCGCCGTGACGCCGACATCACGCACTCGCCGATGTTCCAGCAGGTGGAGGGGCTCGCGGTGGATCGCGGCATCACGATGGGCGACCTCAAGGGTACCCTCGAGCTCTTCGCCCGGGAGCTCTTCGGTGCGGAGAGCCGCATCCGTTTCCGGCCCTCCTTCTTCCCCTTCACCGAGCCGTCGGCCGAGGTCGACGTCCTGTGCTTCCTGTGCAAGGGCGCCGGGTGCCGCGTGTGCAAGGCGTCGGGATGGCTCGAGATCCTGGGCTCGGGCATGGTGCACCCCCAGGTCCTGCGCACCGTCGGCTACGACCCCGAGGAGGTCACGGGCTGGGCCTTCGGGATGGGCGTGGAGCGGGTCGCCATGCTCAAGTACGGGATCGACGACATCCGACTGTTCTTCGAGAACGACCTCCGGTTTCTGGCG contains these protein-coding regions:
- the pheS gene encoding phenylalanine--tRNA ligase subunit alpha; the protein is MADKRVRAIVKGALEELERAGSRRDLEQVRVKYLGKKGLLTQLLRAMPSLPPAERPIVGREANEAKTEIEAELGRRLAAVESAERRARLAADRVDLTLPGRRIVPGRIHPLARVLDEIIDVFVGLGFAVAEGPEVETDYYNFEALNIPKDHPARDMQDTFYVSEEILLRTHTSPVQVRTMERQRPPVRIIVPGKVYRRDADITHSPMFQQVEGLAVDRGITMGDLKGTLELFARELFGAESRIRFRPSFFPFTEPSAEVDVLCFLCKGAGCRVCKASGWLEILGSGMVHPQVLRTVGYDPEEVTGWAFGMGVERVAMLKYGIDDIRLFFENDLRFLAQF